From a region of the Thiorhodovibrio winogradskyi genome:
- the istA gene encoding IS21 family transposase, giving the protein MLSEPQRQSILTLHEKGASVRQISRLLGHSRATVRQVLAQGVQRPARRAAPTATRSPRLTSQLPALYSKARGNVVRLQELLREELGQDIPYSTLTSWVRALGLREPAPVRVGHYEFAPGQEMQHDTSPHRLTLGGQRLVAQCAALILGFSRYFFVQYYPCFTRFEAEVFLDTAFRFLGGTCRRCTIDNTSVLVGAGSGPGASIAAPVVAFGERFGVQFVPHAIRHADRKAYVERLFHYVEHNFLPGRTFGDWRDLNAQARAWCETVANQKLKRSLGTAPRAAFEQEQPALRPLPLHQPEVCLIQHRVVDTAAFVHLETNRYSVPERLIGQAVEIHQGFETLRVFSRGREVARHDRAIGQRHQRLVAPGHHAPLRRRRTQPPPAQQALLEHADARLTAYVEALSTHAPRRGVARLKRLLALQRTYPPEPFLAAVAHAHAYGLYDINRLEALILKQVRGEFFLLGED; this is encoded by the coding sequence ATGCTTTCCGAGCCGCAACGCCAGAGCATTCTCACACTCCACGAAAAGGGAGCGAGCGTGCGCCAGATCAGCCGCCTGCTCGGACACAGTCGCGCGACCGTACGCCAGGTGCTAGCCCAGGGTGTCCAGCGTCCGGCGCGCCGCGCGGCCCCGACAGCGACGCGATCGCCACGGCTCACCTCGCAACTGCCCGCGCTTTACTCCAAGGCACGGGGGAATGTGGTGCGTCTGCAGGAGCTGCTGCGTGAGGAGCTGGGCCAGGACATTCCCTACAGCACCCTGACCTCGTGGGTGCGGGCGTTGGGCTTGCGCGAGCCGGCGCCGGTGCGGGTCGGTCACTATGAATTTGCACCTGGCCAAGAAATGCAGCATGACACCTCCCCGCACCGGCTCACCCTGGGCGGGCAGAGGCTGGTGGCCCAGTGCGCGGCGCTGATCCTCGGCTTCAGTCGCTATTTTTTTGTTCAATATTATCCGTGTTTTACGCGCTTTGAAGCCGAGGTCTTTCTCGATACCGCGTTTCGCTTTCTTGGTGGAACCTGCCGGCGCTGCACCATCGATAACACCAGTGTGCTGGTGGGCGCCGGAAGCGGGCCCGGGGCGAGCATCGCCGCGCCGGTGGTGGCATTCGGCGAACGTTTTGGCGTGCAGTTCGTTCCCCATGCCATTCGCCATGCCGATCGCAAAGCCTATGTGGAACGACTATTTCACTACGTCGAACACAATTTTCTACCGGGTCGGACCTTTGGCGATTGGCGCGATCTGAATGCCCAGGCGCGGGCTTGGTGCGAGACGGTGGCCAACCAAAAGCTCAAGCGCTCGCTGGGCACCGCCCCACGCGCGGCCTTTGAACAAGAGCAACCGGCTCTGCGGCCCTTGCCGCTGCATCAGCCCGAGGTGTGTCTGATCCAGCATCGGGTGGTCGATACGGCCGCCTTTGTGCATCTGGAGACTAACCGCTACTCAGTCCCCGAGCGCTTGATCGGTCAAGCGGTGGAGATTCACCAGGGCTTCGAGACCCTGCGGGTCTTCTCCCGGGGCCGCGAGGTCGCGCGCCATGACCGGGCGATTGGGCAACGCCATCAACGCCTGGTCGCGCCGGGCCATCATGCACCGCTGCGCCGACGTCGCACGCAACCACCGCCAGCGCAGCAGGCGCTGCTGGAGCACGCCGATGCGCGTTTGACCGCCTATGTCGAGGCGCTCAGCACCCATGCCCCACGTCGCGGCGTGGCGCGGCTGAAGCGGTTGTTGGCGTTGCAGCGCACCTATCCGCCTGAGCCCTTTCTGGCCGCCGTGGCCCATGCCCATGCCTATGGCCTGTATGACATCAACCGCTTGGAGGCGCTGATCCTCAAGCAGGTGCGCGGTGAGTTTTTCTTACTGGGAGAGGACTGA
- a CDS encoding ATP-binding protein, with protein MRETLLTVLAELRLSGMRACLEEVLDAAERAGDPPTAVLLALLREEHRYRQERSLAYRLHQARMPWEWSLASFPFERQPSVDAAHVRALAGLGFLQRAENLVFIGPPGTGKTGLAIGLLREALVNGYRGRFYNAQDLIDELYASLADHSTTRLLKRLAGLPRALAQG; from the coding sequence ATGCGCGAGACCTTGCTGACAGTATTGGCCGAGTTGCGCCTGAGCGGGATGCGCGCCTGCCTGGAGGAGGTGCTTGATGCCGCGGAGCGCGCGGGCGATCCCCCAACGGCGGTGCTGCTGGCGTTGTTGCGCGAAGAACACCGCTACCGCCAGGAGCGTAGCCTGGCGTATCGCTTGCATCAGGCACGCATGCCCTGGGAGTGGTCGCTGGCGAGCTTCCCCTTTGAGCGCCAGCCCAGTGTCGATGCCGCCCATGTGCGGGCGCTGGCGGGTTTGGGCTTTCTCCAACGCGCGGAGAATCTGGTCTTCATCGGGCCGCCTGGGACGGGCAAAACCGGGCTGGCCATCGGGCTGCTGCGCGAGGCCTTGGTCAATGGTTACCGCGGGCGGTTTTACAATGCCCAGGATCTGATCGATGAGCTGTATGCGTCGTTGGCCGATCATTCCACCACGCGCCTGCTCAAGCGCTTGGCGGGGTTACCGCGAGCCCTAGCGCAAGGCTAA
- a CDS encoding MlaD family protein: MRHNTLTLQNRVVGSAVVVLVIWAVVMVIGQLRERHAGASYFTLTTDMMGVQVGSLATLNGFEIGQVTSVSLESDDGQVKTAAELLFRVDFQIVAPVVFPAQETFLSIEEVNPVAPARLVIKQLPSPLVDDKAEVSGDRRSAKVIYPCPALQPSAGELIAAGGCIPTLAVEEDVRPGLSGLIAAGTDTLTTATKTLGILELTIAEFAILGQELRENNERLAEMLSDKPGSLYRLPAALEDSATRMADVTEQLRGDMVERVDRMITPETIASLARSITQLEELIATTGHGSQETLENLAAITRGLNRITWELERDPVGFLRGSGGGTR, encoded by the coding sequence TTGCGGCACAATACGCTGACTTTGCAAAATCGCGTGGTGGGAAGCGCCGTGGTTGTGCTCGTTATTTGGGCGGTCGTGATGGTGATCGGCCAGTTGCGCGAGCGCCATGCTGGTGCCTCTTACTTCACCCTGACCACGGACATGATGGGGGTGCAAGTGGGCAGCCTTGCCACCCTGAATGGCTTCGAGATCGGTCAGGTCACATCGGTGTCGCTTGAGTCCGACGACGGCCAAGTCAAAACCGCGGCCGAGCTGTTGTTTCGGGTTGATTTTCAAATCGTCGCCCCGGTGGTCTTCCCGGCGCAAGAGACGTTTCTCAGTATTGAGGAGGTCAATCCGGTCGCGCCGGCGCGACTGGTGATCAAGCAACTCCCCAGCCCTTTAGTGGACGACAAGGCAGAAGTATCCGGTGACCGGCGCTCGGCCAAGGTCATCTACCCTTGTCCCGCTTTGCAGCCTTCCGCTGGTGAGTTAATTGCTGCTGGTGGTTGCATCCCCACGCTGGCCGTTGAAGAGGACGTACGTCCCGGTCTCAGCGGACTCATTGCCGCTGGAACCGACACTCTAACCACCGCCACCAAGACCCTGGGCATACTGGAGCTGACCATCGCGGAATTTGCGATTTTGGGCCAGGAGCTTAGGGAGAATAACGAGCGTTTGGCGGAAATGCTCAGCGATAAGCCCGGCAGTCTGTATCGTTTGCCCGCGGCGCTCGAGGATTCCGCCACCCGCATGGCCGATGTCACCGAACAGTTGCGCGGCGATATGGTCGAGCGGGTTGATCGCATGATCACGCCGGAGACCATTGCCTCCCTGGCGCGCTCAATCACGCAGCTTGAGGAGTTGATCGCCACCACCGGGCATGGCAGCCAGGAAACACTCGAAAATCTCGCTGCCATTACCCGTGGCCTCAATCGCATTACCTGGGAGCTGGAGCGGGATCCCGTGGGTTTCCTGCGCGGCTCTGGCGGAGGAACAAGATGA
- a CDS encoding ATP-binding cassette domain-containing protein yields MNLAPASTAPESVVSGLGVEVKGLVVRRGARRVLDNLSFQLAAAELLLITGPAGCGKSTLLQTLAGVLSVDAGQILVGGRSAAEALAAGQVGAVFQRDSLLPELTVLENLLLPLMVGRRLSRRVAMIRAQVLLAQFGLVDIMHAWPGRLSDALRRRALLARVMAVQPELLLLDDILAGLDAAGRALIVRILSPPTGRVATIIATTSRPEDFARDAGAMLLLPQGTAIRYDQRGTDNGAP; encoded by the coding sequence ATGAACCTGGCGCCAGCATCCACCGCGCCTGAGTCGGTGGTCAGTGGCCTGGGTGTGGAGGTCAAGGGTCTGGTGGTGCGCCGGGGAGCGCGCCGGGTACTGGATAACCTGTCGTTTCAACTTGCCGCTGCTGAACTGCTGCTGATCACCGGCCCGGCGGGCTGCGGCAAGAGTACCCTGTTGCAAACACTGGCCGGTGTGCTGAGTGTCGATGCCGGCCAGATTCTGGTCGGTGGTCGATCCGCCGCCGAGGCGCTGGCGGCGGGGCAGGTCGGCGCGGTTTTTCAGCGCGACTCGCTGCTGCCCGAACTCACGGTGCTGGAGAATCTACTGCTGCCACTGATGGTTGGGCGGCGCTTGTCGCGGCGCGTGGCCATGATTCGCGCCCAGGTGCTGCTCGCGCAGTTTGGCCTGGTCGACATCATGCACGCCTGGCCGGGGCGCCTGTCGGACGCCTTGCGCCGACGCGCGCTGCTGGCGCGGGTGATGGCGGTGCAGCCGGAGCTGTTGCTGCTCGACGATATTCTGGCCGGCCTGGATGCCGCCGGGCGGGCGTTGATCGTGCGTATTTTGTCGCCGCCAACTGGGCGTGTTGCGACCATCATCGCCACCACCAGTCGACCGGAGGATTTCGCGCGCGATGCCGGGGCAATGCTGCTGCTGCCCCAGGGGACGGCAATTCGGTATGATCAGCGCGGAACCGACAACGGGGCGCCTTAG